The genomic DNA CGGCGGGTTTACCGGGGGTGTCGCTCATCGCTTCGCGATGTCGCTCCACGCCCCGGCTATCAACTTCCAGCCCTGCGGGCTGAAGAGGCGCGAAGCGCGGCGCGGACGGCAGGTGGATTGGGCGTTTGCGGTGTGCCGCAGGTGGGACAGGGGCGCGGGGTGTGGGATTCGGAGGCGGCGCGCGTGGCACGGGCGACGGCGGCCTCGATCGCACGCCTGTCGCGGAAGACCTCCATGATGTCAACGGACTCGTGCGGCTTGGGCTTCTTTGGCTTTGGGGACATGCGGGATTCTTGGGTGGTGGGGGCGATGCGGTGGCACGTCGGTGCGCGAATCTCACGCGAAGGTCGGTACGGGGGCGACACCTCTATTCCTACTGCCAATAGCGAGAAGCCATCTCACTAAATATATCACGGGTGCGAACTGCATGTTGTGTGTACTCTGTTATGCGATTAGCGCCAAAGAATGGCTGCCGTGAAGCATCGATTAACGAGTATCCCTTTGGCGTCTTCTTGCCCATAAGCGTGCTTGCTATATCTTCAAGTTCTGCTGTCGTCGAAGAGTATATTAGTCTATTCGCACAAGCTGCTGAGAATGAATTCATGACACTAACACTAAAATCACACGACAGTGCTATTAGACCTTCGTCATCGCCGCCAACAATAAGCCGTCGTTTTGTGATGGGAACAAACAGCAGGAAGCCCCATTCGGTTTCGTGTCCCGTGGCACACACCGGATGGTCGGTCAGTACGAAGCAATTATCGTGCTTGCGTGAAATATCAACGCACTGCCATCGCCATCGTCTCCCGCTGCAAATATGTCTGTATCGTTGGTATAGTCTGTATCTGACTTCGTTTATGAAGCCGGTGCGATCGATGGCATAAATATCTCGATCTATGTCTTCCATTGTATCTAGAGATGCGATAGTAATAGCCGGTACTTGCTCGGTGCGGCAGTACAGAGACAAGGCCCAATCTCGTAGCAGAGTGCTGTCGCGGGAGATTTCCTTGTTGAGCGAGGTTGCGTCCATATCTGCATATGTCCGATACGCCTTACCAAATGCTGTCTCTATAGGCTTAAGCCAAATGTCATCCGCATCTCTTGATAGGCCTTTATAATAATGCTTTCGCTTTAATATGTCATGCGGCAAGTTGCCGTGATCACGATTCGTAATCTCGAGCGTGTCTTTGCGCAAGCAATATAAGCGACCATGCTCATTCGCGAAACGCCGAATGAGCTGCTGAGGTACGAAATGCTGTTCAACGTTTGTGCCCATTGGTGGTGGCGGAGCGATTCACCCCCCCGCGCTTCCCTCGCCACCGGGCAGCGTCATCGACCACGGGTCAAGGTACTTGTCGAGGTCGGCGGCGGTGAGTGTGCCGCCGGGGCCGGAGCCGAAGGACTTGCCATCGGGGCCGGTGTTGGCGGGTTGGCCCACGACGGTTTCGAGGGCGAGCTGGCGGACGGTCTTGCCCTGGGCGTACGCGTTCTTCGCGAGCGCGGCCGACTTGTCGTAGCCGATCACGGGCACCAGCGAAGTACACATCGCGAGCGAGCCCTCGATGAGTTCCTTGCAGCGGTCGGTGTCGGGGATGAGTCCCTCGCCGGGGCCGTTGAGCAGGTTCTCCGTCATGACGTGGCAGGTGCGTGCGAGGAGGTGGATGGAGTCAAGCACG from Phycisphaeraceae bacterium includes the following:
- a CDS encoding DUF4238 domain-containing protein: MGTNVEQHFVPQQLIRRFANEHGRLYCLRKDTLEITNRDHGNLPHDILKRKHYYKGLSRDADDIWLKPIETAFGKAYRTYADMDATSLNKEISRDSTLLRDWALSLYCRTEQVPAITIASLDTMEDIDRDIYAIDRTGFINEVRYRLYQRYRHICSGRRWRWQCVDISRKHDNCFVLTDHPVCATGHETEWGFLLFVPITKRRLIVGGDDEGLIALSCDFSVSVMNSFSAACANRLIYSSTTAELEDIASTLMGKKTPKGYSLIDASRQPFFGANRITEYTQHAVRTRDIFSEMASRYWQ